In the Pungitius pungitius chromosome 5, fPunPun2.1, whole genome shotgun sequence genome, one interval contains:
- the tgoln2 gene encoding trans-Golgi network integral membrane protein TGN38, which translates to MKTAFLVLATFLCVISCGVQSSNDSLKSGKDEKEQSGPTAASITKNITAGGTPVKPTATQNTMVSSGNKQEETTPHTETENVHKTANAPTKEQQSVTEKEKDQSVNNVITPAESESKGKEQRGPEVPQTDDLESTTRSERENGKNPDVILKRNDKEESSHFFVYLVSSALLVAVIYIAYHNKRKIIAFFLEGKKSRSTRRPKSTEYQKLEQHM; encoded by the exons ATGAAGACGGCTTTCCTGGTGCTCGCCACATTTCTGTGTGTCATCTCGTGCGGAG TACAATCATCTAATGATTCTTTGAAAAGTGGAAAAGATGAGAAAGAGCAGTCCGGTCCAACTGCAGCATCCATCACAAAGAATATAACGGCGGGGGGAACTCCGGTGAAGCCTACAGCAACGCAAAATACCATGGTGTCAAGTGGGAACAAACAGGAAGAGACGACGCCCCACactgagacggagaatgtgcaCAAAACGGCAAATGCGCCGACCAAGGAGCAGCAAAGTGTaactgaaaaagagaaagaccaATCcgttaataatgtaataactcCTGCAGAGTCTGAAAGCAAAGGCAAGGAGCAAAGGGGGCCAGAGGTTCCCCAGACAGATGATCTAGAGTCAACAACTCGATCAGAAAGAGAGAACGGCAAAAATCCAGATGTGATtctgaaaagaaatgacaaggAAGAAAGCAGTCATTTCTTTGTCTACCTGGTGTCCTCGGCGTTGCTGGTAGCAGTGATTTACATCGCTTACCACAACAAGCGCAAG ATAATTGCTTTCTTTTTGGAAGGAAAGAAATCCAGATCCACACGCCGCCCTAAATCCACAGAATATCAGAAGCTGGAACAGCAT ATGTAA
- the LOC119224601 gene encoding dual specificity protein phosphatase 18-like — translation MHCHGLCAVHPTSPPRRSTPQPGRSTPPMHQSGLAGLSGLCRVTDHLYLSNARAASDSSQVTRCEISCIVNATETKSRRPLHPGVEYVHVPVSDSPASPLDSHFDEVADRIQRTAARGGRTLVHCNAGVSRSASLCMAYLMKHRGVPLLEAHQWVRSCRPVVRPNNGFWKQLIRYEVELRGCASIRMVSSSMGEVPDIYEQEARNMMPL, via the coding sequence ATGCATTGCCACGGACTATGTGCAGTACATCCTACAAGTCCGCCCAGGAGATCCACGCCTCAGCCCGGCCGGTCCACGCCGCCGATGCATCAGTCGGGTCTCGCGGGTCTGTCGGGCCTGTGCCGAGTCACCGACCACCTCTACCTCAGTAACGCGCGCGCGGCCTCGGACTCCTCCCAGGTGACCCGCTGCGAGATAAGCTGCATCGTGAACGCCACAGAGACCAAGAGCCGGCGCCCTCTTCACCCCGGCGTGGAGTACGTCCACGTCCCGGTCTCCGACTCCCCGGCGTCTCCCCTCGACTCGCACTTCGACGAGGTGGCGGATAGGATCCAGCGGACCGCGGCGCGCGGCGGCCGCACGCTGGTGCACTGCAACGCGGGCGTGAGCCGCTCCGCCTCCCTGTGCATGGCCTACCTGATGAAGCACCGCGGGGTGCCCCTCCTGGAGGCTCACCAGTGGGTGAGGAGCTGCCGGCCCGTCGTGAGGCCGAATAACGGCTTCTGGAAACAGCTCATCCGCTACGAGGTGGAGCTGCGTGGCTGCGCCTCCATCCGAATGGTGTCCTCCTCCATGGGAGAGGTACCGGACATTTACGAGCAGGAGGCCCGAAACATGATGCCACTGTGA